From the genome of Onthophagus taurus isolate NC chromosome 5, IU_Otau_3.0, whole genome shotgun sequence, one region includes:
- the LOC111426690 gene encoding broad-complex core protein isoforms 1/2/3/4/5 isoform X2 — protein sequence MVDTQHFCLRWNNYQSSITSAFENLRDDEDFVDVTLACDGKSLKAHRVVLSACSPYFRELLKSTPCKHPVIVLQDVAWTDLHALVEFIYHGEVNVHQRSLSSFLKTAEVLRVSGLTQQHGEDKDQLAQVQSLVRAHHQTPPTNHHYHPIFPEKLEDSLFTSPSSPPHGATVNQLLRQAALQQNRSNRRISSVTSNAVDNDNHTKRLRPDYHHHLLSSAPNNNNNLNNITNNNNNNNNELNLSGHQTQAPPPQTQPTDFSPSAMKNSPLNLNVQKDTVEGNGIGGQENENGPCSPSPTSGTTTTGGISDTVKSEPMELLCGSTQENSNDSEHHTTDNGPTSNLPTGPHSGSSGGGDHEDHDSSIGPYLTPAESKLFATAAGSFNFSMAALAADPTGLGGLNQSLGGNADTLAGTSQGAIRMPPPTAGGINEPQECPYCRRTFSCYYSLKRHFQDKHEQSDTLYVCEFCHRRYRTKNSLTTHKSLQHRGSSGMLKRLLKTTAIKSVLGPAPTPPRLQ from the exons aTGGTTGATACGCAGCATTTTTGTCTCCGTTGGAACAACTACCAGAGTAGCATCACATCTGCCTTCGAGAACTTACGCGATGACGAGGACTTTGTCGATGTGACTCTCGCGTGTGATGGTAAAAGCTTGAAAGCTCATCGCGTGGTTTTATCAGCTTGCAGTCCCTACTTTAGAGAACTACTTaag TCCACACCATGCAAACATCCTGTGATTGTTCTACAAGACGTCGCATGGACGGACTTGCACGCGCTCGTCGAGTTCATATACCACGGGGAAGTAAACGTTCATCAACGTTCTTTATCatcgtttttgaaaacggcGGAAGTGCTAAGAGTTAGCGGGCTAACACAACAACATGGAGAAGATAAAGACCAg TTGGCTCAAGTACAAAGTTTGGTTCGAGCTCATCACCAAACGCCCCCCACAAATCATCACTACCACCCAATTTTCCCAGAAAAACTAGAAGATTCCCTGTTTACATCCCCATCATCACCACCCCACGGTGCGACCGTAAATCAATTATTACGTCAGGCCGCGTTACAACAAAATAGAAGTAATCGTCGTATATCATCAGTGACGTCAAACGCCGTTGATAATGATAACCACACAAAACGTTTACGTCCCGATTACCATCATCATTTACTCTCGTCCGCGccgaataataataataacttaaataacattacgaacaacaataataataataacaacgaGTTAAACCTATCTGGACATCAAACGCAGGCTCCGCCGCCACAAACGCAACCGACCGATTTCTCGCCGAGCgctatgaaaaattctccattaAATTTGAACGTTCAAAAAGATACCGTGGAAGGAAACGGGATCGGTGGTCAAGAAAACGAAAACGGGCCATGCTCTCCGAGTCCAACAAGCGGGACAACAACAACGGGTGGGATTTCTGATACAGTCAAATCCGAACCCATGGAATTATTGTGCGGATCAACACAAGAAAATAGTAACGACTCAGAACATCACACAACGGATAATGGACCAACGAGTAATTTACCAACGGGACCCCATAGCGGAAGCAGCGGTGGAGGTGACCACGAAGACCATGATAGTTCAATTGGGCCATATTTAACTCCGGCCGAAAGTAAATTATTTGCTACAGCAGCgggaagttttaattttagtatggCTGCGTTAGCAGCGGACCCTACAGGACTTGGAG GTTTGAACCAATCGCTCGGAGGAAACGCGGATACTCTGGCTGGTACATCTCAAG GCGCGATCCGAATGCCGCCACCTACCGCCGGCGGGATCAACGAGCCCCAAGAATGCCCATATTGCAGACGGACCTTTAGCTGTTATTACTCGCTGAAGAGACATTTCCAGGATAAACACGAACAATCGGACACGCTTTATGTGTGCGAATTCTGTCATCGTCGTTATCGCACCAAAAACTCGTTGACAACGCACAAAAGTCTTCAGCATCGCGGCTCGAGCGGTATGTTGAAGCGACTACTGAAAACGACGGCCATCAAAAGCGTGTTAGGACCGGCTCCGACGCCGCCACGTCTTCAGTGA
- the LOC111426690 gene encoding broad-complex core protein isoforms 1/2/3/4/5 isoform X1 — MVDTQHFCLRWNNYQSSITSAFENLRDDEDFVDVTLACDGKSLKAHRVVLSACSPYFRELLKSTPCKHPVIVLQDVAWTDLHALVEFIYHGEVNVHQRSLSSFLKTAEVLRVSGLTQQHGEDKDQLAQVQSLVRAHHQTPPTNHHYHPIFPEKLEDSLFTSPSSPPHGATVNQLLRQAALQQNRSNRRISSVTSNAVDNDNHTKRLRPDYHHHLLSSAPNNNNNLNNITNNNNNNNNELNLSGHQTQAPPPQTQPTDFSPSAMKNSPLNLNVQKDTVEGNGIGGQENENGPCSPSPTSGTTTTGGISDTVKSEPMELLCGSTQENSNDSEHHTTDNGPTSNLPTGPHSGSSGGGDHEDHDSSIGPYLTPAESKLFATAAGSFNFSMAALAADPTGLGVLLFPGLNQSLGGNADTLAGTSQGAIRMPPPTAGGINEPQECPYCRRTFSCYYSLKRHFQDKHEQSDTLYVCEFCHRRYRTKNSLTTHKSLQHRGSSGMLKRLLKTTAIKSVLGPAPTPPRLQ; from the exons aTGGTTGATACGCAGCATTTTTGTCTCCGTTGGAACAACTACCAGAGTAGCATCACATCTGCCTTCGAGAACTTACGCGATGACGAGGACTTTGTCGATGTGACTCTCGCGTGTGATGGTAAAAGCTTGAAAGCTCATCGCGTGGTTTTATCAGCTTGCAGTCCCTACTTTAGAGAACTACTTaag TCCACACCATGCAAACATCCTGTGATTGTTCTACAAGACGTCGCATGGACGGACTTGCACGCGCTCGTCGAGTTCATATACCACGGGGAAGTAAACGTTCATCAACGTTCTTTATCatcgtttttgaaaacggcGGAAGTGCTAAGAGTTAGCGGGCTAACACAACAACATGGAGAAGATAAAGACCAg TTGGCTCAAGTACAAAGTTTGGTTCGAGCTCATCACCAAACGCCCCCCACAAATCATCACTACCACCCAATTTTCCCAGAAAAACTAGAAGATTCCCTGTTTACATCCCCATCATCACCACCCCACGGTGCGACCGTAAATCAATTATTACGTCAGGCCGCGTTACAACAAAATAGAAGTAATCGTCGTATATCATCAGTGACGTCAAACGCCGTTGATAATGATAACCACACAAAACGTTTACGTCCCGATTACCATCATCATTTACTCTCGTCCGCGccgaataataataataacttaaataacattacgaacaacaataataataataacaacgaGTTAAACCTATCTGGACATCAAACGCAGGCTCCGCCGCCACAAACGCAACCGACCGATTTCTCGCCGAGCgctatgaaaaattctccattaAATTTGAACGTTCAAAAAGATACCGTGGAAGGAAACGGGATCGGTGGTCAAGAAAACGAAAACGGGCCATGCTCTCCGAGTCCAACAAGCGGGACAACAACAACGGGTGGGATTTCTGATACAGTCAAATCCGAACCCATGGAATTATTGTGCGGATCAACACAAGAAAATAGTAACGACTCAGAACATCACACAACGGATAATGGACCAACGAGTAATTTACCAACGGGACCCCATAGCGGAAGCAGCGGTGGAGGTGACCACGAAGACCATGATAGTTCAATTGGGCCATATTTAACTCCGGCCGAAAGTAAATTATTTGCTACAGCAGCgggaagttttaattttagtatggCTGCGTTAGCAGCGGACCCTACAGGACTTGGAG TACTCTTATTTCCAGGTTTGAACCAATCGCTCGGAGGAAACGCGGATACTCTGGCTGGTACATCTCAAG GCGCGATCCGAATGCCGCCACCTACCGCCGGCGGGATCAACGAGCCCCAAGAATGCCCATATTGCAGACGGACCTTTAGCTGTTATTACTCGCTGAAGAGACATTTCCAGGATAAACACGAACAATCGGACACGCTTTATGTGTGCGAATTCTGTCATCGTCGTTATCGCACCAAAAACTCGTTGACAACGCACAAAAGTCTTCAGCATCGCGGCTCGAGCGGTATGTTGAAGCGACTACTGAAAACGACGGCCATCAAAAGCGTGTTAGGACCGGCTCCGACGCCGCCACGTCTTCAGTGA
- the LOC111426690 gene encoding broad-complex core protein isoforms 1/2/3/4/5 isoform X8, translating into MVDTQHFCLRWNNYQSSITSAFENLRDDEDFVDVTLACDGKSLKAHRVVLSACSPYFRELLKSTPCKHPVIVLQDVAWTDLHALVEFIYHGEVNVHQRSLSSFLKTAEVLRVSGLTQQHGEDKDQLAQVQSLVRAHHQTPPTNHHYHPIFPEKLEDSLFTSPSSPPHGATVNQLLRQAALQQNRSNRRISSVTSNAVDNDNHTKRLRPDYHHHLLSSAPNNNNNLNNITNNNNNNNNELNLSGHQTQAPPPQTQPTDFSPSAMKNSPLNLNVQKDTVEGNGIGGQENENGPCSPSPTSGTTTTGGISDTVKSEPMELLCGSTQENSNDSEHHTTDNGPTSNLPTGPHSGSSGGGDHEDHDSSIGPYLTPAESKLFATAAGSFNFSMAALAADPTGLGGLNQSLGGNADTLAGTSQGASPKKVFTCQLCGKMLCSKASLKRHIADKHAERQEEYRCVICERVYCSRNSLMTHIYTYHKSRPGDVDIKFF; encoded by the exons aTGGTTGATACGCAGCATTTTTGTCTCCGTTGGAACAACTACCAGAGTAGCATCACATCTGCCTTCGAGAACTTACGCGATGACGAGGACTTTGTCGATGTGACTCTCGCGTGTGATGGTAAAAGCTTGAAAGCTCATCGCGTGGTTTTATCAGCTTGCAGTCCCTACTTTAGAGAACTACTTaag TCCACACCATGCAAACATCCTGTGATTGTTCTACAAGACGTCGCATGGACGGACTTGCACGCGCTCGTCGAGTTCATATACCACGGGGAAGTAAACGTTCATCAACGTTCTTTATCatcgtttttgaaaacggcGGAAGTGCTAAGAGTTAGCGGGCTAACACAACAACATGGAGAAGATAAAGACCAg TTGGCTCAAGTACAAAGTTTGGTTCGAGCTCATCACCAAACGCCCCCCACAAATCATCACTACCACCCAATTTTCCCAGAAAAACTAGAAGATTCCCTGTTTACATCCCCATCATCACCACCCCACGGTGCGACCGTAAATCAATTATTACGTCAGGCCGCGTTACAACAAAATAGAAGTAATCGTCGTATATCATCAGTGACGTCAAACGCCGTTGATAATGATAACCACACAAAACGTTTACGTCCCGATTACCATCATCATTTACTCTCGTCCGCGccgaataataataataacttaaataacattacgaacaacaataataataataacaacgaGTTAAACCTATCTGGACATCAAACGCAGGCTCCGCCGCCACAAACGCAACCGACCGATTTCTCGCCGAGCgctatgaaaaattctccattaAATTTGAACGTTCAAAAAGATACCGTGGAAGGAAACGGGATCGGTGGTCAAGAAAACGAAAACGGGCCATGCTCTCCGAGTCCAACAAGCGGGACAACAACAACGGGTGGGATTTCTGATACAGTCAAATCCGAACCCATGGAATTATTGTGCGGATCAACACAAGAAAATAGTAACGACTCAGAACATCACACAACGGATAATGGACCAACGAGTAATTTACCAACGGGACCCCATAGCGGAAGCAGCGGTGGAGGTGACCACGAAGACCATGATAGTTCAATTGGGCCATATTTAACTCCGGCCGAAAGTAAATTATTTGCTACAGCAGCgggaagttttaattttagtatggCTGCGTTAGCAGCGGACCCTACAGGACTTGGAG GTTTGAACCAATCGCTCGGAGGAAACGCGGATACTCTGGCTGGTACATCTCAAG GCGCGTCGCCGAAGAAGGTCTTCACCTGCCAATTGTGCGGAAAGATGCTCTGCTCGAAAGCGTCCCTCAAGAGACACATCGCTGATAAACACGCCGAACGACAGGAAGAGTATCGATGCGTCATTTGCGAGAGGGTGTATTGCTCAAGGAACTCATTGATGACGCACATCTACACCTACCACAAATCCAGGCCTGGGGACGTCGATATTAAGTTCTTTTAG
- the LOC111426690 gene encoding broad-complex core protein isoforms 1/2/3/4/5 isoform X6, with amino-acid sequence MVDTQHFCLRWNNYQSSITSAFENLRDDEDFVDVTLACDGKSLKAHRVVLSACSPYFRELLKSTPCKHPVIVLQDVAWTDLHALVEFIYHGEVNVHQRSLSSFLKTAEVLRVSGLTQQHGEDKDQLAQVQSLVRAHHQTPPTNHHYHPIFPEKLEDSLFTSPSSPPHGATVNQLLRQAALQQNRSNRRISSVTSNAVDNDNHTKRLRPDYHHHLLSSAPNNNNNLNNITNNNNNNNNELNLSGHQTQAPPPQTQPTDFSPSAMKNSPLNLNVQKDTVEGNGIGGQENENGPCSPSPTSGTTTTGGISDTVKSEPMELLCGSTQENSNDSEHHTTDNGPTSNLPTGPHSGSSGGGDHEDHDSSIGPYLTPAESKLFATAAGSFNFSMAALAADPTGLGVLLFPGLNQSLGGNADTLAGTSQGASPKKVFTCQLCGKMLCSKASLKRHIADKHAERQEEYRCVICERVYCSRNSLMTHIYTYHKSRPGDVDIKFF; translated from the exons aTGGTTGATACGCAGCATTTTTGTCTCCGTTGGAACAACTACCAGAGTAGCATCACATCTGCCTTCGAGAACTTACGCGATGACGAGGACTTTGTCGATGTGACTCTCGCGTGTGATGGTAAAAGCTTGAAAGCTCATCGCGTGGTTTTATCAGCTTGCAGTCCCTACTTTAGAGAACTACTTaag TCCACACCATGCAAACATCCTGTGATTGTTCTACAAGACGTCGCATGGACGGACTTGCACGCGCTCGTCGAGTTCATATACCACGGGGAAGTAAACGTTCATCAACGTTCTTTATCatcgtttttgaaaacggcGGAAGTGCTAAGAGTTAGCGGGCTAACACAACAACATGGAGAAGATAAAGACCAg TTGGCTCAAGTACAAAGTTTGGTTCGAGCTCATCACCAAACGCCCCCCACAAATCATCACTACCACCCAATTTTCCCAGAAAAACTAGAAGATTCCCTGTTTACATCCCCATCATCACCACCCCACGGTGCGACCGTAAATCAATTATTACGTCAGGCCGCGTTACAACAAAATAGAAGTAATCGTCGTATATCATCAGTGACGTCAAACGCCGTTGATAATGATAACCACACAAAACGTTTACGTCCCGATTACCATCATCATTTACTCTCGTCCGCGccgaataataataataacttaaataacattacgaacaacaataataataataacaacgaGTTAAACCTATCTGGACATCAAACGCAGGCTCCGCCGCCACAAACGCAACCGACCGATTTCTCGCCGAGCgctatgaaaaattctccattaAATTTGAACGTTCAAAAAGATACCGTGGAAGGAAACGGGATCGGTGGTCAAGAAAACGAAAACGGGCCATGCTCTCCGAGTCCAACAAGCGGGACAACAACAACGGGTGGGATTTCTGATACAGTCAAATCCGAACCCATGGAATTATTGTGCGGATCAACACAAGAAAATAGTAACGACTCAGAACATCACACAACGGATAATGGACCAACGAGTAATTTACCAACGGGACCCCATAGCGGAAGCAGCGGTGGAGGTGACCACGAAGACCATGATAGTTCAATTGGGCCATATTTAACTCCGGCCGAAAGTAAATTATTTGCTACAGCAGCgggaagttttaattttagtatggCTGCGTTAGCAGCGGACCCTACAGGACTTGGAG TACTCTTATTTCCAGGTTTGAACCAATCGCTCGGAGGAAACGCGGATACTCTGGCTGGTACATCTCAAG GCGCGTCGCCGAAGAAGGTCTTCACCTGCCAATTGTGCGGAAAGATGCTCTGCTCGAAAGCGTCCCTCAAGAGACACATCGCTGATAAACACGCCGAACGACAGGAAGAGTATCGATGCGTCATTTGCGAGAGGGTGTATTGCTCAAGGAACTCATTGATGACGCACATCTACACCTACCACAAATCCAGGCCTGGGGACGTCGATATTAAGTTCTTTTAG
- the LOC111426690 gene encoding broad-complex core protein isoforms 1/2/3/4/5 isoform X10 — MVDTQHFCLRWNNYQSSITSAFENLRDDEDFVDVTLACDGKSLKAHRVVLSACSPYFRELLKSTPCKHPVIVLQDVAWTDLHALVEFIYHGEVNVHQRSLSSFLKTAEVLRVSGLTQQHGEDKDQLAQVQSLVRAHHQTPPTNHHYHPIFPEKLEDSLFTSPSSPPHGATVNQLLRQAALQQNRSNRRISSVTSNAVDNDNHTKRLRPDYHHHLLSSAPNNNNNLNNITNNNNNNNNELNLSGHQTQAPPPQTQPTDFSPSAMKNSPLNLNVQKDTVEGNGIGGQENENGPCSPSPTSGTTTTGGISDTVKSEPMELLCGSTQENSNDSEHHTTDNGPTSNLPTGPHSGSSGGGDHEDHDSSIGPYLTPAESKLFATAAGSFNFSMAALAADPTGLGGLNQSLGGNADTLAGTSQVYSMAVRRRRSVSE; from the exons aTGGTTGATACGCAGCATTTTTGTCTCCGTTGGAACAACTACCAGAGTAGCATCACATCTGCCTTCGAGAACTTACGCGATGACGAGGACTTTGTCGATGTGACTCTCGCGTGTGATGGTAAAAGCTTGAAAGCTCATCGCGTGGTTTTATCAGCTTGCAGTCCCTACTTTAGAGAACTACTTaag TCCACACCATGCAAACATCCTGTGATTGTTCTACAAGACGTCGCATGGACGGACTTGCACGCGCTCGTCGAGTTCATATACCACGGGGAAGTAAACGTTCATCAACGTTCTTTATCatcgtttttgaaaacggcGGAAGTGCTAAGAGTTAGCGGGCTAACACAACAACATGGAGAAGATAAAGACCAg TTGGCTCAAGTACAAAGTTTGGTTCGAGCTCATCACCAAACGCCCCCCACAAATCATCACTACCACCCAATTTTCCCAGAAAAACTAGAAGATTCCCTGTTTACATCCCCATCATCACCACCCCACGGTGCGACCGTAAATCAATTATTACGTCAGGCCGCGTTACAACAAAATAGAAGTAATCGTCGTATATCATCAGTGACGTCAAACGCCGTTGATAATGATAACCACACAAAACGTTTACGTCCCGATTACCATCATCATTTACTCTCGTCCGCGccgaataataataataacttaaataacattacgaacaacaataataataataacaacgaGTTAAACCTATCTGGACATCAAACGCAGGCTCCGCCGCCACAAACGCAACCGACCGATTTCTCGCCGAGCgctatgaaaaattctccattaAATTTGAACGTTCAAAAAGATACCGTGGAAGGAAACGGGATCGGTGGTCAAGAAAACGAAAACGGGCCATGCTCTCCGAGTCCAACAAGCGGGACAACAACAACGGGTGGGATTTCTGATACAGTCAAATCCGAACCCATGGAATTATTGTGCGGATCAACACAAGAAAATAGTAACGACTCAGAACATCACACAACGGATAATGGACCAACGAGTAATTTACCAACGGGACCCCATAGCGGAAGCAGCGGTGGAGGTGACCACGAAGACCATGATAGTTCAATTGGGCCATATTTAACTCCGGCCGAAAGTAAATTATTTGCTACAGCAGCgggaagttttaattttagtatggCTGCGTTAGCAGCGGACCCTACAGGACTTGGAG GTTTGAACCAATCGCTCGGAGGAAACGCGGATACTCTGGCTGGTACATCTCAAG TGTATAGTATGGCGGTGCGAAGGCGTCGTTCGGTCTCGGAATAA
- the LOC111426690 gene encoding broad-complex core protein isoforms 1/2/3/4/5 isoform X9, with amino-acid sequence MVDTQHFCLRWNNYQSSITSAFENLRDDEDFVDVTLACDGKSLKAHRVVLSACSPYFRELLKSTPCKHPVIVLQDVAWTDLHALVEFIYHGEVNVHQRSLSSFLKTAEVLRVSGLTQQHGEDKDQLAQVQSLVRAHHQTPPTNHHYHPIFPEKLEDSLFTSPSSPPHGATVNQLLRQAALQQNRSNRRISSVTSNAVDNDNHTKRLRPDYHHHLLSSAPNNNNNLNNITNNNNNNNNELNLSGHQTQAPPPQTQPTDFSPSAMKNSPLNLNVQKDTVEGNGIGGQENENGPCSPSPTSGTTTTGGISDTVKSEPMELLCGSTQENSNDSEHHTTDNGPTSNLPTGPHSGSSGGGDHEDHDSSIGPYLTPAESKLFATAAGSFNFSMAALAADPTGLGVLLFPGLNQSLGGNADTLAGTSQVYSMAVRRRRSVSE; translated from the exons aTGGTTGATACGCAGCATTTTTGTCTCCGTTGGAACAACTACCAGAGTAGCATCACATCTGCCTTCGAGAACTTACGCGATGACGAGGACTTTGTCGATGTGACTCTCGCGTGTGATGGTAAAAGCTTGAAAGCTCATCGCGTGGTTTTATCAGCTTGCAGTCCCTACTTTAGAGAACTACTTaag TCCACACCATGCAAACATCCTGTGATTGTTCTACAAGACGTCGCATGGACGGACTTGCACGCGCTCGTCGAGTTCATATACCACGGGGAAGTAAACGTTCATCAACGTTCTTTATCatcgtttttgaaaacggcGGAAGTGCTAAGAGTTAGCGGGCTAACACAACAACATGGAGAAGATAAAGACCAg TTGGCTCAAGTACAAAGTTTGGTTCGAGCTCATCACCAAACGCCCCCCACAAATCATCACTACCACCCAATTTTCCCAGAAAAACTAGAAGATTCCCTGTTTACATCCCCATCATCACCACCCCACGGTGCGACCGTAAATCAATTATTACGTCAGGCCGCGTTACAACAAAATAGAAGTAATCGTCGTATATCATCAGTGACGTCAAACGCCGTTGATAATGATAACCACACAAAACGTTTACGTCCCGATTACCATCATCATTTACTCTCGTCCGCGccgaataataataataacttaaataacattacgaacaacaataataataataacaacgaGTTAAACCTATCTGGACATCAAACGCAGGCTCCGCCGCCACAAACGCAACCGACCGATTTCTCGCCGAGCgctatgaaaaattctccattaAATTTGAACGTTCAAAAAGATACCGTGGAAGGAAACGGGATCGGTGGTCAAGAAAACGAAAACGGGCCATGCTCTCCGAGTCCAACAAGCGGGACAACAACAACGGGTGGGATTTCTGATACAGTCAAATCCGAACCCATGGAATTATTGTGCGGATCAACACAAGAAAATAGTAACGACTCAGAACATCACACAACGGATAATGGACCAACGAGTAATTTACCAACGGGACCCCATAGCGGAAGCAGCGGTGGAGGTGACCACGAAGACCATGATAGTTCAATTGGGCCATATTTAACTCCGGCCGAAAGTAAATTATTTGCTACAGCAGCgggaagttttaattttagtatggCTGCGTTAGCAGCGGACCCTACAGGACTTGGAG TACTCTTATTTCCAGGTTTGAACCAATCGCTCGGAGGAAACGCGGATACTCTGGCTGGTACATCTCAAG TGTATAGTATGGCGGTGCGAAGGCGTCGTTCGGTCTCGGAATAA
- the LOC111426690 gene encoding broad-complex core protein isoform X4, whose translation MVDTQHFCLRWNNYQSSITSAFENLRDDEDFVDVTLACDGKSLKAHRVVLSACSPYFRELLKSTPCKHPVIVLQDVAWTDLHALVEFIYHGEVNVHQRSLSSFLKTAEVLRVSGLTQQHGEDKDQLAQVQSLVRAHHQTPPTNHHYHPIFPEKLEDSLFTSPSSPPHGATVNQLLRQAALQQNRSNRRISSVTSNAVDNDNHTKRLRPDYHHHLLSSAPNNNNNLNNITNNNNNNNNELNLSGHQTQAPPPQTQPTDFSPSAMKNSPLNLNVQKDTVEGNGIGGQENENGPCSPSPTSGTTTTGGISDTVKSEPMELLCGSTQENSNDSEHHTTDNGPTSNLPTGPHSGSSGGGDHEDHDSSIGPYLTPAESKLFATAAGSFNFSMAALAADPTGLGGLNQSLGGNADTLAGTSQVTRRLGLPLPLSASHRCDVCGKLLSTKLTLKRHKEQQHLQPLNAAVCTLCHKVFRTLNSLNNHRSIYHRRQKYGTSSNTTSNNIIGPPTTADAN comes from the exons aTGGTTGATACGCAGCATTTTTGTCTCCGTTGGAACAACTACCAGAGTAGCATCACATCTGCCTTCGAGAACTTACGCGATGACGAGGACTTTGTCGATGTGACTCTCGCGTGTGATGGTAAAAGCTTGAAAGCTCATCGCGTGGTTTTATCAGCTTGCAGTCCCTACTTTAGAGAACTACTTaag TCCACACCATGCAAACATCCTGTGATTGTTCTACAAGACGTCGCATGGACGGACTTGCACGCGCTCGTCGAGTTCATATACCACGGGGAAGTAAACGTTCATCAACGTTCTTTATCatcgtttttgaaaacggcGGAAGTGCTAAGAGTTAGCGGGCTAACACAACAACATGGAGAAGATAAAGACCAg TTGGCTCAAGTACAAAGTTTGGTTCGAGCTCATCACCAAACGCCCCCCACAAATCATCACTACCACCCAATTTTCCCAGAAAAACTAGAAGATTCCCTGTTTACATCCCCATCATCACCACCCCACGGTGCGACCGTAAATCAATTATTACGTCAGGCCGCGTTACAACAAAATAGAAGTAATCGTCGTATATCATCAGTGACGTCAAACGCCGTTGATAATGATAACCACACAAAACGTTTACGTCCCGATTACCATCATCATTTACTCTCGTCCGCGccgaataataataataacttaaataacattacgaacaacaataataataataacaacgaGTTAAACCTATCTGGACATCAAACGCAGGCTCCGCCGCCACAAACGCAACCGACCGATTTCTCGCCGAGCgctatgaaaaattctccattaAATTTGAACGTTCAAAAAGATACCGTGGAAGGAAACGGGATCGGTGGTCAAGAAAACGAAAACGGGCCATGCTCTCCGAGTCCAACAAGCGGGACAACAACAACGGGTGGGATTTCTGATACAGTCAAATCCGAACCCATGGAATTATTGTGCGGATCAACACAAGAAAATAGTAACGACTCAGAACATCACACAACGGATAATGGACCAACGAGTAATTTACCAACGGGACCCCATAGCGGAAGCAGCGGTGGAGGTGACCACGAAGACCATGATAGTTCAATTGGGCCATATTTAACTCCGGCCGAAAGTAAATTATTTGCTACAGCAGCgggaagttttaattttagtatggCTGCGTTAGCAGCGGACCCTACAGGACTTGGAG GTTTGAACCAATCGCTCGGAGGAAACGCGGATACTCTGGCTGGTACATCTCAAG TGACGAGACGCCTTGGCCTGCCACTTCCCCTATCGGCGAGCCATCGCTGCGACGTCTGCGGAAAACTCCTCAGCACCAAGCTGACCCTGAAGCGGCACAAGGAACAACAGCACCTTCAGCCGCTTAACGCGGCTGTCTGCACGCTGTGTCACAAAGTGTTCAGGACGCTCAATTCGCTCAACAACCATCGGAGCATTTATCACCGGAGGCAGAAGTACGGAACTTCCTCAAATACCACCTCCAACAACATCATCGGCCCTCCAACAACAGCAGACGCCAATTAA